In one Umezawaea sp. Da 62-37 genomic region, the following are encoded:
- a CDS encoding RICIN domain-containing protein has translation MIDGEGTNRCSSRHGTARVVRGGGASCRPPERDEFSTERMDIMQYFPRWATVVLSGLTLIATSLVGQPVSAAAAESNNGVRIMPLGASITDGFTVPGGYRVDLWQKLVGHGNVVDFVGSAANGPSSLGDHDHEGHSGWRIDNIDANVVGWLRASDPHTVLLHIGTNDVLQDYDLANAPARMSGLIDHIVATSPSAEVFVAAIAPLGNPVQEVKVKTFNAALPDIIGRKVAAGKHVHLVDMHAVVSTADLSDGIHPTAAGYGKMAQAWYGALLAVPSSLSPSLVNPQSGRCLDVTGAATAAGAKTEIWDCHGRTNQQWSRTTAGELRAYGDRCLDVTGGATTSGSEVIIWNCTGGDNQKWVFRADGAIVGVGSGKCLDVASGATANGSPLRVWDCNGTGAQTWSQR, from the coding sequence GTGATCGACGGCGAAGGCACGAACAGATGCTCGTCGCGTCATGGGACCGCACGGGTGGTGCGAGGAGGCGGTGCGAGTTGCCGACCTCCTGAACGCGACGAATTCTCCACCGAAAGGATGGATATCATGCAGTATTTCCCGCGATGGGCAACGGTCGTGTTGTCAGGACTGACGTTGATCGCGACCTCACTGGTGGGGCAACCGGTCTCAGCGGCCGCTGCCGAGTCGAACAACGGCGTAAGAATCATGCCTTTGGGCGCCTCGATCACCGATGGCTTCACCGTTCCAGGCGGATACCGCGTCGATCTCTGGCAGAAACTGGTCGGTCACGGGAACGTCGTGGACTTCGTCGGGTCGGCCGCCAACGGGCCGTCGAGCCTTGGTGACCACGATCACGAGGGCCACTCGGGCTGGCGGATCGACAACATCGACGCCAACGTGGTCGGCTGGCTCCGAGCTTCCGACCCGCACACCGTCCTGCTGCACATCGGCACCAATGACGTCTTGCAGGACTACGACCTCGCCAACGCTCCCGCCAGGATGTCGGGTCTCATCGACCACATCGTCGCCACCTCGCCCTCCGCGGAGGTCTTCGTGGCCGCCATCGCCCCGTTGGGCAACCCGGTCCAAGAGGTGAAGGTGAAGACCTTCAACGCCGCGTTGCCCGACATCATCGGGCGAAAGGTGGCAGCGGGAAAGCACGTCCACCTCGTCGACATGCACGCGGTGGTGTCCACCGCCGACCTCTCCGATGGCATCCACCCCACTGCGGCCGGTTACGGCAAGATGGCCCAAGCCTGGTACGGCGCGTTGCTCGCGGTCCCGTCGTCGCTCTCCCCCTCCCTGGTCAACCCGCAGTCGGGCCGCTGCCTCGACGTGACGGGTGCGGCCACGGCGGCCGGGGCGAAAACCGAGATCTGGGACTGTCACGGCCGGACGAACCAGCAATGGTCCCGAACGACCGCAGGCGAGCTGCGCGCCTACGGCGATCGCTGTCTCGACGTCACCGGTGGCGCCACCACGTCGGGTTCCGAAGTGATCATCTGGAACTGCACCGGTGGGGACAACCAGAAATGGGTGTTCCGAGCAGACGGCGCGATCGTCGGGGTCGGCTCCGGCAAGTGCCTGGATGTCGCGTCCGGGGCCACGGCGAACGGCAGCCCACTCCGTGTTTGGGACTGCAACGGCACCGGCGCCCAGACCTGGTCCCAGCGCTGA
- a CDS encoding RICIN domain-containing protein, which yields MTVNTNAAFDALNRAFLVSDGDRRYYKESLGKTGKDYFWRQALDIQAAEDVYDSTRRPETRDLIGRLLDTFLQQNQGAGGLYDWNWNEYNDDLLWAGLAFARGYRITNNRVYLTQAQYAFTRMYDRGWDSALGGGVWWSVEKRDKSALSNSPAVILGGLIFESTGDRAYLDKARAIYDWVWGHLLDRTTGGVHETVLADGTVSSGQTVYSAGAFVGAAQAMYRAGGQRSIFDDAKRTTDWVIRERTVNGIMTNGTREGTWQSEFSRGMGDFVRENNLWDQYYDFMKRNADAAWNARRTDLQLTWNRWDAQTPRDDTSAIEAIGSVIMQAVTPTSKPTGSAIVGNWNGKCLDVPGGNFADGQRTVVWDCNGGANQKWEFAGGAVRTQNGKCLDVNGGSTANGAVIQLWGCNGTAAQQFVLSGAGDLVNPQANKCVDIAGWDPNNGAVLTLWDCAGTANQKWYLG from the coding sequence TTGACAGTCAACACCAACGCCGCTTTCGACGCGCTGAACAGGGCGTTCCTGGTCTCCGACGGTGACCGGCGGTACTACAAGGAGTCCCTGGGCAAGACCGGGAAGGATTACTTCTGGCGGCAAGCGCTCGACATCCAGGCGGCCGAGGACGTCTACGACAGCACCAGGCGTCCTGAGACCCGCGATCTGATCGGCCGCCTGTTGGACACCTTTCTCCAGCAGAACCAGGGCGCCGGCGGCCTGTACGACTGGAATTGGAACGAGTACAACGACGACCTGCTGTGGGCCGGTCTGGCGTTCGCGCGCGGCTACCGGATCACGAACAACCGCGTCTACCTGACACAGGCGCAGTACGCCTTCACCAGGATGTACGACCGGGGCTGGGACAGCGCGCTGGGCGGCGGCGTGTGGTGGAGTGTCGAGAAGCGGGACAAGAGCGCGCTGAGCAACAGTCCGGCGGTGATCCTGGGTGGCCTGATCTTCGAGTCGACCGGTGACCGCGCCTACCTGGACAAGGCACGCGCGATTTACGACTGGGTCTGGGGACACCTGCTCGACCGGACGACGGGCGGCGTCCACGAGACCGTCTTGGCCGACGGAACCGTCTCCAGCGGTCAGACGGTGTACTCGGCAGGGGCCTTTGTCGGAGCGGCTCAGGCCATGTATCGCGCCGGCGGACAGCGGTCGATCTTCGACGACGCCAAGCGCACGACCGACTGGGTGATCCGGGAACGCACCGTCAACGGGATCATGACCAACGGGACACGGGAAGGCACGTGGCAGTCGGAGTTCTCCAGGGGGATGGGGGACTTCGTCCGCGAGAACAACTTGTGGGACCAGTACTACGACTTCATGAAGCGCAACGCCGACGCCGCGTGGAACGCACGGCGCACCGACCTGCAACTGACCTGGAACCGGTGGGACGCTCAGACGCCAAGGGACGACACCAGCGCGATCGAAGCCATCGGCTCGGTGATCATGCAAGCCGTCACCCCGACGTCCAAGCCGACCGGCAGCGCGATTGTCGGCAATTGGAACGGGAAGTGTCTCGACGTGCCCGGTGGGAACTTCGCCGACGGTCAGCGCACGGTCGTGTGGGACTGCAACGGCGGTGCGAACCAGAAGTGGGAGTTCGCCGGCGGCGCGGTGCGCACCCAGAACGGCAAGTGCCTCGACGTCAACGGCGGGTCGACAGCGAATGGCGCGGTGATCCAGCTGTGGGGCTGCAACGGCACCGCGGCACAGCAGTTCGTGCTCAGCGGCGCGGGCGACCTGGTCAACCCGCAGGCCAACAAGTGCGTCGACATCGCGGGATGGGACCCCAACAACGGCGCCGTGCTCACCCTGTGGGACTGCGCGGGAACAGCCAATCAGAAGTGGTACCTGGGCTGA
- a CDS encoding lectin, which produces MSSTEVSGSVTSGHFCASSPTYTLYFNMVFDRPFTTTGTFSSGNSVTFDTSGNRVVQAKVGLSYVSNDGAKANRVAENPNWDLGATRQSTKDSWNGLLRRIGISGGTTDQQVVFYTALYHSLLHPNVVSDVDGRYRGFDHQVHTVSGGQAAQYGNFSGWDIYRSQAQLMALVAPKQAGDSAQSLVNDHAQGGTLPKWSLNEYDTYVMNGDSAPAIIADYYAFGARGFDTGAAKNAMVGQGTRLNSIRTGLEYLSNYGYLPSDATYPYGFYGSVATLLEYSTTDFAIGAFAGALGDTATRDQFVNRAQNWRNTFNPASGFMQPKLKDGSWRSGFTPTSGDQFVEGTSWQYTGMVPFNVRGLADAMGGNAKLAAYLDSVLSNLHGSGGSHADLGNEPSIELPWEYAYIGQPWKTQKVVRQVQNEMWPNSPANWSVGNDDLGTMSAWYVWSAMGVFPMSPGTSDLVLGSPLFTTTTVALGGGGTITINAPQAATNAPYVQSATLNGATWNNAYLPANFATSGGTLNLTLGTTANTSWATSPSSAPPSYTGDGGAQPPATPVGPSGAIASGVAGKCLDDAGGSSASGTPAQVYDCNWTAGQRWTLPGDGTVMMFGKCLDINGGGTANGTKVQLWDCNLGNAQQWVPQPATGALRNPTSGRCLDDPNSSTANGTQLVIWDCSAGANQRWTLPKARTGALTSVNSGKCLDDNTASKTNGSKIQIWACNGSSAQSIHVPGDGTLRIYNRCVDATGGGTANGTPVVLWDCSGGANQQWTPVNGTLVNPASGKCLDNPGSSTTDGTQLVIWDCSGGTNQQWTLPNP; this is translated from the coding sequence GTGAGCAGCACCGAGGTCAGCGGTTCGGTGACCTCCGGCCACTTCTGCGCGTCCAGCCCGACCTACACCCTCTACTTCAACATGGTGTTCGACCGTCCCTTCACCACCACCGGCACCTTCTCCAGCGGCAACTCGGTCACCTTCGACACCTCCGGCAACCGGGTGGTCCAGGCGAAGGTCGGTCTGTCGTACGTGTCGAACGACGGCGCCAAGGCCAACCGGGTCGCGGAGAACCCCAACTGGGACCTCGGTGCGACCCGGCAGTCCACGAAGGACTCCTGGAACGGTCTGCTCCGCAGGATCGGTATCTCGGGCGGCACCACCGACCAGCAGGTGGTGTTCTACACCGCGCTCTACCACTCGCTGCTGCACCCCAACGTCGTCAGCGACGTCGACGGCCGCTACCGGGGCTTCGACCACCAGGTGCACACCGTGTCTGGCGGCCAGGCGGCGCAGTACGGCAACTTCTCCGGCTGGGACATCTACCGCTCCCAGGCGCAACTGATGGCCCTGGTCGCGCCGAAGCAGGCCGGTGACAGCGCCCAGTCGCTGGTCAACGACCACGCCCAGGGCGGGACGCTGCCGAAGTGGTCGCTCAACGAGTACGACACGTACGTGATGAACGGCGATTCGGCTCCGGCGATCATCGCGGACTACTACGCCTTCGGCGCCCGCGGCTTCGACACCGGAGCGGCGAAGAACGCCATGGTCGGCCAGGGCACCCGCCTCAACAGCATCAGGACGGGCCTGGAATACCTGTCCAACTACGGCTACCTGCCGTCGGACGCCACCTACCCGTACGGGTTCTACGGTTCGGTGGCGACACTGCTGGAGTACTCCACGACGGACTTCGCGATCGGCGCGTTCGCCGGGGCGCTGGGCGACACCGCGACCCGCGACCAGTTCGTCAACCGGGCGCAGAACTGGCGCAACACCTTCAACCCCGCGAGCGGGTTCATGCAGCCCAAGCTCAAGGACGGGTCGTGGCGATCCGGGTTCACCCCGACCAGCGGCGACCAGTTCGTCGAGGGAACCTCCTGGCAGTACACCGGAATGGTCCCCTTCAACGTGCGCGGGCTGGCCGACGCGATGGGCGGCAACGCGAAGCTGGCCGCCTACCTCGACAGCGTGCTCTCCAACCTGCACGGCTCCGGTGGATCGCACGCCGACCTCGGCAACGAGCCTTCGATCGAACTGCCGTGGGAGTACGCCTACATCGGGCAGCCGTGGAAGACCCAGAAGGTCGTCCGCCAGGTACAGAACGAGATGTGGCCCAACTCCCCCGCGAACTGGAGCGTCGGCAACGACGACCTCGGCACGATGAGCGCCTGGTACGTGTGGTCGGCCATGGGCGTGTTCCCCATGTCGCCGGGCACCTCGGACCTGGTGCTGGGCAGTCCGCTGTTCACCACGACCACGGTCGCGCTCGGCGGTGGCGGCACGATCACCATCAACGCCCCGCAAGCGGCCACCAACGCCCCGTACGTGCAGAGCGCCACCCTCAATGGCGCCACCTGGAACAACGCCTACCTCCCGGCGAATTTCGCCACCTCGGGCGGCACGCTGAACCTCACCCTCGGCACCACTGCGAACACCTCGTGGGCCACAAGCCCGTCCTCCGCGCCGCCCTCCTACACGGGTGACGGTGGCGCCCAGCCGCCCGCCACGCCGGTCGGGCCGTCGGGAGCGATCGCGTCGGGTGTCGCCGGGAAGTGCCTCGACGACGCCGGGGGCAGTTCCGCCAGTGGCACGCCCGCTCAGGTCTACGACTGCAACTGGACCGCGGGGCAGCGCTGGACCCTTCCAGGCGATGGCACGGTGATGATGTTCGGGAAGTGCCTGGACATCAACGGCGGCGGCACCGCCAACGGCACCAAGGTGCAACTCTGGGACTGCAACCTCGGCAACGCCCAGCAGTGGGTCCCCCAGCCCGCCACCGGAGCGCTGCGCAACCCGACGTCGGGGCGCTGCCTCGACGACCCGAACAGCAGCACCGCCAATGGCACCCAATTGGTGATCTGGGACTGCTCCGCCGGCGCGAACCAGAGATGGACGCTACCGAAGGCGCGCACAGGCGCACTGACCTCGGTCAACTCGGGCAAATGCCTCGACGACAACACCGCGAGCAAGACCAACGGGTCCAAGATCCAGATCTGGGCGTGCAACGGCTCGTCCGCGCAGTCGATCCACGTTCCCGGCGACGGGACGCTCCGGATCTACAACAGGTGCGTGGACGCAACCGGCGGCGGCACCGCGAACGGGACCCCCGTCGTGCTGTGGGACTGCTCGGGCGGCGCGAACCAGCAATGGACACCGGTCAACGGCACGCTCGTCAACCCGGCATCGGGCAAGTGCCTCGACAATCCCGGTTCCAGCACCACCGACGGCACCCAGCTCGTCATCTGGGACTGCTCCGGCGGCACCAACCAGCAGTGGACGCTGCCGAACCCGTAG
- a CDS encoding winged helix-turn-helix domain-containing protein, with translation MRYGDGGGVGPQGRARREQIRRQAAVMFADGMSAMQVATALEVSTKSAYTWRRAWTAGGEQALASRGAPGPDGRLSQAQVQRLVAVVRDGPAAAGWAEDQRWTLARVRTLIGRMFHTTVGITTVWQVLHQAGFTPQQPVARAVERDEHAIEHWRRYQWPAVKGSRAGWARGSASPTSPASR, from the coding sequence ATGCGATATGGCGATGGTGGTGGGGTCGGCCCGCAGGGCCGGGCCCGACGCGAGCAGATACGCAGGCAGGCGGCCGTGATGTTCGCCGACGGGATGAGCGCGATGCAGGTCGCCACCGCATTGGAAGTCTCCACGAAATCGGCGTACACGTGGCGGCGGGCCTGGACGGCTGGCGGCGAACAGGCACTGGCATCACGAGGTGCACCGGGTCCGGACGGTCGGTTGTCGCAGGCCCAGGTGCAACGGTTGGTGGCGGTGGTGCGGGACGGTCCGGCGGCAGCCGGGTGGGCCGAGGATCAACGGTGGACCCTGGCGCGGGTGCGGACACTGATCGGCCGGATGTTCCACACCACGGTGGGAATCACCACGGTGTGGCAGGTGCTGCACCAGGCCGGGTTCACCCCGCAGCAACCCGTCGCCCGCGCCGTCGAGCGCGACGAACACGCCATCGAGCACTGGCGGCGGTATCAATGGCCGGCGGTAAAAGGGTCGCGCGCAGGCTGGGCGCGTGGATCTGCTTCGCCGACGAGTCCGGCATCACGCTGA
- a CDS encoding transposase, whose amino-acid sequence MAGGKRVARRLGAWICFADESGITLRPARARTWAPRGTTPIVSVAGRSGRKLSIAGIAAYRSGQRSRLLYRILVHRGRKGEPRGFGEIHFAALLDNAHQQLGGPIVLVWDGLPAHRSARMRALVAARPWLRVYQLPGYAPELNPTENIWSSMKRGMANLAAGTIDDLTRITRNRLKSMQYRPTLADGFLAATGLVPP is encoded by the coding sequence ATGGCCGGCGGTAAAAGGGTCGCGCGCAGGCTGGGCGCGTGGATCTGCTTCGCCGACGAGTCCGGCATCACGCTGAGACCGGCCAGGGCCCGTACCTGGGCCCCGCGGGGCACAACCCCCATCGTGAGCGTCGCCGGCCGCAGCGGACGCAAGCTGTCCATCGCCGGGATCGCCGCCTACCGCTCGGGACAACGCAGCCGACTGTTATACCGGATCCTGGTCCACAGAGGACGCAAAGGTGAGCCGAGAGGCTTTGGAGAGATTCACTTCGCTGCCCTGCTCGACAACGCCCACCAGCAGCTGGGCGGGCCGATCGTGCTCGTCTGGGACGGTCTGCCCGCGCACAGGTCCGCCAGGATGCGGGCGCTGGTCGCAGCCCGGCCGTGGTTACGCGTCTATCAACTACCCGGCTATGCCCCGGAGTTGAACCCGACGGAGAATATCTGGTCGAGCATGAAACGCGGCATGGCCAACCTCGCCGCCGGAACCATCGACGACCTGACCCGCATCACCCGTAATCGACTCAAAAGCATGCAGTACCGGCCTACCCTCGCCGACGGGTTCCTCGCCGCCACTGGCCTCGTCCCGCCATGA
- a CDS encoding ricin-type beta-trefoil lectin domain protein has translation MRAKLSDRFGGAWLDNGTLKIGVLDEADAAIVRAAGAAAVPVSRSEQTLNSEKLLLDKASAPADVYTWYVDPTSNSVVVEAATADAARSFASKAGVSVRTRVSEAPRPLYDIRGGDQYVINRNVLCSVGFSVDGGFVTAGHCGGTGSPTLGYNNVDQGTFAGSSFPGNDYAWVRTNSNWTPTPYVNDYAGGSVAVSGSQEAGIGASVCRSGRTSGWHCGTIQAKDVTANYSNGPVYGLTSTNACAEGGDSGGAWLAGNQAQGVTSGGSGDCKTGGGTLFQPLNEILSTYGLRLSTTGGGSSNRIIGYQDKCVDVPNSNGAQGQRLATWDCNGGANQNWTFAGDGTVRALGLCMDVNGGGNANGTAIQLWGCNGSAAQQFVLSGAGDLVNPQANKCVDITGFGGIGTPLELWDCTGGANQKWRRG, from the coding sequence TTGCGCGCGAAGTTGTCGGATCGCTTCGGCGGCGCGTGGTTGGACAACGGGACGCTGAAGATCGGAGTGCTGGACGAGGCCGACGCCGCGATCGTCCGGGCGGCAGGCGCCGCGGCCGTGCCCGTCAGCCGCTCCGAGCAGACGTTGAACTCGGAGAAGTTGTTGCTGGACAAGGCGTCCGCACCGGCGGATGTGTACACGTGGTACGTCGACCCGACATCGAACTCGGTGGTGGTCGAGGCCGCGACCGCCGACGCCGCGCGCTCGTTCGCCTCGAAGGCGGGGGTGTCCGTGCGGACTCGGGTGTCCGAAGCTCCGCGTCCGCTCTACGACATCCGCGGTGGCGACCAGTACGTCATCAACAGAAACGTGCTGTGCTCGGTGGGTTTCTCGGTCGACGGCGGCTTCGTCACGGCCGGGCACTGCGGTGGCACCGGGTCCCCGACCCTGGGCTACAACAACGTCGACCAGGGCACGTTCGCCGGTTCCTCCTTCCCCGGCAACGACTACGCGTGGGTCCGCACCAACTCCAACTGGACGCCCACGCCCTACGTCAACGACTACGCGGGCGGGAGCGTCGCGGTCTCCGGTTCACAGGAGGCGGGTATCGGCGCGTCGGTGTGCCGTTCCGGTAGGACCTCGGGCTGGCACTGCGGCACGATCCAGGCCAAGGACGTGACGGCGAACTACTCCAACGGCCCGGTGTACGGCCTCACCTCGACGAACGCGTGCGCGGAGGGCGGCGACTCCGGTGGTGCGTGGCTCGCGGGCAACCAGGCCCAGGGCGTGACGTCCGGCGGATCGGGAGACTGCAAGACCGGTGGCGGCACGCTGTTCCAGCCGCTGAACGAAATCCTGTCCACCTACGGGCTGCGGCTGTCCACGACCGGTGGTGGCAGCAGCAACCGGATCATCGGCTACCAGGACAAGTGCGTCGACGTCCCGAACTCCAACGGCGCGCAGGGCCAGCGGTTGGCCACGTGGGACTGCAACGGCGGCGCGAACCAGAACTGGACGTTCGCGGGCGACGGCACGGTCCGCGCGCTGGGCCTGTGCATGGACGTCAACGGAGGTGGGAACGCGAACGGCACGGCCATCCAACTGTGGGGCTGCAACGGCTCGGCGGCGCAGCAGTTCGTGTTGAGCGGAGCGGGTGACCTGGTGAACCCGCAGGCGAACAAGTGCGTCGACATCACCGGGTTCGGCGGCATCGGCACGCCTCTGGAGCTGTGGGACTGCACCGGCGGCGCGAACCAGAAGTGGCGACGCGGATAG
- a CDS encoding acyl-CoA dehydrogenase family protein, with translation MLVTDRSTTLAAVMEKVRELGPTLRANALDAERAGRHTDATIAALDATGAFDIASPAEFGGAELPVRQQLDVVTEVSSWDGSAGWTVWVAASTNWIPAGSGAQVVEEVYGPDWVGPRVAGSSHFPASRGRAQRVDGGWVISGGPWTFGSDALWAPYTNLGCIADDGDGPYLVGVQVPRDELRFLDDWQVAGMCATGSVSITLAADELFVPDYRVVDFRDVVAGTLDNGLAGSLWKAPSLGWAFSLMAGMSIGLAQGVLDRFLERSAGRPVRGTTYKNQLEAPLTHLMLTEVHSKIRSATLMAQANAEETDQLGELAAAGTPASPEYLQRFGARVLAETAYAAKWCAEAIELLQRNSGSTAIMDFEPIQRAWRDARVVTLHGALNLEALSENYGRLMAGIQPHDFAGITTLNRSAPSPASKTG, from the coding sequence ATGCTCGTCACTGACAGGTCCACGACGCTCGCGGCCGTGATGGAGAAGGTGCGCGAGCTCGGGCCGACCCTGCGCGCCAACGCGCTGGACGCCGAACGCGCGGGCCGCCACACAGACGCGACGATCGCCGCCCTCGACGCCACCGGCGCCTTCGACATCGCCAGTCCCGCGGAGTTCGGGGGCGCCGAACTCCCGGTCCGCCAGCAGCTCGACGTCGTCACCGAGGTCTCCTCGTGGGACGGCTCGGCCGGATGGACCGTGTGGGTGGCGGCTTCCACGAACTGGATCCCGGCCGGCTCGGGCGCGCAGGTCGTCGAGGAGGTCTACGGCCCCGACTGGGTAGGCCCCCGTGTGGCCGGCTCGAGCCACTTCCCGGCGTCGCGTGGGCGAGCGCAGCGGGTCGACGGCGGCTGGGTCATCTCCGGCGGCCCCTGGACGTTCGGCAGTGACGCGCTGTGGGCGCCGTACACCAACCTGGGCTGTATCGCCGACGACGGCGACGGCCCGTACTTGGTGGGCGTCCAGGTTCCCCGCGACGAGCTTCGGTTCCTCGACGACTGGCAGGTCGCCGGCATGTGCGCCACGGGCAGCGTTTCCATCACCCTCGCCGCCGACGAGCTGTTCGTCCCGGACTACCGCGTCGTCGACTTCCGTGACGTCGTGGCCGGCACCCTGGACAACGGGCTCGCCGGGTCGCTGTGGAAGGCGCCGTCGCTGGGCTGGGCGTTCAGCCTCATGGCCGGCATGTCCATCGGGCTCGCCCAGGGCGTCTTGGACCGCTTCCTCGAACGCTCCGCCGGCCGACCCGTCCGCGGCACGACGTACAAAAACCAGCTCGAGGCGCCGTTGACGCACCTCATGCTCACCGAGGTCCACAGCAAGATCCGGTCGGCGACGCTGATGGCGCAGGCCAACGCAGAGGAGACCGACCAGCTCGGTGAGCTCGCCGCTGCCGGCACGCCCGCGTCGCCGGAGTACCTGCAGCGGTTCGGCGCCCGCGTCCTCGCCGAGACCGCTTATGCCGCCAAGTGGTGCGCCGAGGCGATCGAACTGCTCCAACGCAACTCGGGCTCGACCGCCATCATGGACTTCGAGCCGATCCAGCGGGCCTGGCGCGACGCGCGCGTCGTCACCCTGCACGGCGCGCTAAACCTCGAAGCGCTGTCCGAGAACTACGGACGGCTGATGGCCGGCATCCAGCCACACGACTTCGCCGGGATCACCACGCTCAACCGGTCCGCCCCAAGCCCGGCAAGCAAAACCGGTTGA